In Flavobacterium piscisymbiosum, the sequence AAAAAAAGTAAACCCTGTGCCACAAACTCCAATTTCTGGATTATTTTTAAATACTGTTATCTGTTTTTCAAAACGTGTTGGTGCAGCAATATCATCAGCATCCATTAAGGCAATAAAATTACCTCTTGACGCGTTTATTCCTTCATTCCTTAGGTTTGCAGGACCTACATTCTGTTCTTTATCGATAATTATTATTCGATTATCTTTAGATTGTTTTTTTTTGATTATTTCTAAACTTTCATCTGTAGATTTGTCGTTTAATATAATAAGTTCAAAGTCTGAGAATGTTTGATTTAGGATACTTTCAATGCTTTCGTTCAAAAAAGGAGCAGCGTTAAAAACAGGAATTATAACAGAAATTTGAGGAATTCGCATGATTTTGCATGGTTTTTGTTTCAATATGGCAAAGATAATATTTAAGTTAAAATTATCTTAAAGAATCAGTGGTAATTTTATAGATAATTTCGGAATGTTTTTATCTTTGCCCTAACAAATTTAAATAAATGAAAAAAATCCACGTTGGCTTTTTATTTTCTTATGATTACGAAAAACTAAAAATATCAATCCCTCTTGTATATAATGATGCTGATGCTATCTTTTTAGCAGTTGATGAAAAATTCCGAACCTGGTCAGGTGAAATTTTTGAGGTTGATGATGAGTTTTTCGAGTGGATAAAACTATTTGATACTCAGAATAAAATTACAATTTATCGGGATAATTTTTATGTGCCCGAACTTTCGGCTATCGAAAATGACAATAGAGAGCGTCATATGCTGTCTTTGAAAATGGGAATCGGGAATTGGCTTATACAAGTGGACAGTGATGAATATTTTTTAGATTTTAAAAAGTTTGTAAAAGATTTAAGAAAACATGACAACTTTTTAGATGATCCGGAAAATAACAGAATACAGGTTGCTGCTTTTTTAATTAATATGTTTAAGTATACTGATGGAGGTTTATTGTATGTAGATAAAGCCACGAGAGGGCTTATGGCTACAAATTATCCTGATTATAAAGTGGCACGAAATACGCGCCAGAGAATTATATATACGCGTAATGTTTTATGGCATGAAACATTGTCAAGAACTGCAGAAGAAATCGAATATAAATTCAAGAACTGGGGGCATAATGATGAAGTGAACCCGGAATCTTTTATGCGCAAATGGAAATTAGTTAATAAAAGCAACTATAAAAGCATGAGAAACTTCTTTTATATGGAGCCTGAAAAATGGAAAAAACTAGCCTTTGTAGAAGGTTCAAGTTTTAATGAAATCAGAGATAATATTAGTTTTTGCAGAGTAATACCTTCGAATATATATGTTTGGGGTAAGAATATCGGGCAATGGTTCAAACATTTATAAAGAAATACTATTTATTTAGTATTTCTTTATAAACATTAAAATATTCAGCAGCTGCAATTTTCCAATCGAAACTTGCAGCTCTTTTTTTGAGCAGGTTTTCAATTTCAATTTTATTATTGTCGAAATGTGTTAATCCGTCAAAAAGAACTTCTTTCATATATTCGGGATCAAAATTGGTCCAGTAATTTGATACATCACCTCCAATTTCCGGCAGTGAGGTTTTATCCGATAAAAATACAGGTTTACCAAAACTCATAGCTTCAATTGGCGGAAGTCCGAAACCTTCGCGAATAGATGGGAAAAGAAATGCAGTACAGTTTTTCATGTAGAATTGTTTTCCTTCATCAGATACTTTTCCGGTCAGGAAAACCTGATTGCTTAAGCCGTTATCAATAATTAGCTTTTTAATTTCTTCACCATACTTTTTATCATTATTTCCTGAAATGATCAAATTAAAATTTTTAATTTCTTTCATCATAAGGATAATCGAATCGAAATTTTTTCTTTCGATAAAATCTCCAATCGAATAGAAAAAAGGCTTGTCTACAGAAACTGCCGAAATGAAATTTGAGGTATCCAGAATTGTCGAAATCGGGTTTCCGTTATAAATGATATATTCAGGAACATTGGGAACGTTAAAGTGTTCGTGTGTATGTTTCTTGGCAAATTCTGAGATATAGGTAATTGCCGTAGATCTTTCTAATTTCTTTTCAAAAAGCTTATGCAGCTTAGCACTTTTATCAGAGGAAACTTCTTCGACAAAATGAATATCATGAACCGTAAGCAAGTAATTAGTATTGAAAAAAGGTTCAACTTTTATATTTTGATTTACAGAATGCCATAAATCGTATTTTTTTCGAATTCTAAATAACGGATGGCGCGAAAGGCTGCTGTATTTATGAT encodes:
- a CDS encoding glycosyltransferase family 4 protein, translating into MSQKSIFLETHNINNRASGLGTFNYELIKGLSTLDLNNFELTLNSAKPELLKDEFNDKFKYHKYSSLSRHPLFRIRKKYDLWHSVNQNIKVEPFFNTNYLLTVHDIHFVEEVSSDKSAKLHKLFEKKLERSTAITYISEFAKKHTHEHFNVPNVPEYIIYNGNPISTILDTSNFISAVSVDKPFFYSIGDFIERKNFDSIILMMKEIKNFNLIISGNNDKKYGEEIKKLIIDNGLSNQVFLTGKVSDEGKQFYMKNCTAFLFPSIREGFGLPPIEAMSFGKPVFLSDKTSLPEIGGDVSNYWTNFDPEYMKEVLFDGLTHFDNNKIEIENLLKKRAASFDWKIAAAEYFNVYKEILNK